In Aspergillus chevalieri M1 DNA, chromosome 7, nearly complete sequence, the sequence ATGCTTCGATCCGGTGAGTAGTATTTGCTTGCAGGAGCGCTCAACAATTTTGTTCTGCGAAATGTGTAATAGCCCATTGGCAACCGACAAGTATATACTCTTCAAACGGTTGCAATGTATCCTCCTAGGGCAAACCATTAGTTTCTCTATATAGCTAGCTTTGCTTGGGCTCCCTACACCTACTCAACAGCTGACATCCATTTTGGTGCAAGCTCGCTAGCAAGAAGATCATTGATAAAGAACTTTTCGGCATTAGACAGACTAGGGCAGTACTTGCGGAATCATGAGAAAGCGAGGAAACTGGTCCTGACCTAGCGGCTGAGTATGACGATGAAAGCCCACTGGACCGTAGCAGAAGCGGCAGCAACATATAAGGTGACACCTGAATATTGATTTGTTACGCATAGACTGGAAGAACTCCAGCCCAATCGCCCAATTTCATCGAAAGCATTGACCCTAATTTCGAAGAACCGTCTTCCCCAACGGGCTCGTCCATAGCTGTGTTATTTCTCGGAGATATTCGCCTGTGCCCGACAGATGGAGGATATGGCTGATGACATGATGGATTTGAAGAAGGTAGGGACACAGCGGATCGATGTGCCTGTAGCGGTAAAGGCTGAAGTCCACATGCAGCAAGAGTCCTAAGAAAACCAAATAGGATTGATACTGAGCAGAGACTTCGTATGTATGTGGGTGTGCTCGATATCTCTGGAGAAGACAGCAATCTCGTCAAACTATCCGCGGTGCGCACACGAGACACATGGCATTCCTGGGCTTGTCGATATCGCTTTCACAAATGGTTAGTGATATTTTTGGGTTAAACATATCAAATATTAAGATCATCAGCCTCTGAGACTGACTCTGGAAATGGAATTAGCGAATACTCATGTGAACCTGTGTACTCCAAGAACGTGGCACCCACCAACTCCTTGTTGTCTTTGGCTTTAGAGAGGGATGATATGAACTATGTCGACCTTCATGCAATCATCGGAAAAAGCCCTCTTGCGGTCATCATCTTTTACACTACTTTCTCCCAATCTCTTCATAGCCGTAGGAAGGCCAAACTTGCGAGGAACTACACAATGATGGTGGTCATGAGGTAAGCAATCCTTCCTGAGCTGGCCTCTCGTCTTGTTTCCGGCGTAGCACTTGATGATAGCTGACCCGGAGATTCCCAGCTCATGACCTTTTGCCGGCCCATTACTATAAAAGTATAAGTAAAGTTCGTTTGTGTATCAGTCCATCAACCTACTTTTACTGTAAAAGTTGATGCATAGATACCCCATAAAAGAGAGGAGCTTCTCTGCACCGATCGTAGGGTTCTTGGAGTCAAAGGCGAATACTCGAGCAAAAGCTGATGTACCCTGAAAAACAGGGAGTCAATATAGGTGAAGAAGGGTTGTAGAAATGCGTCTTGGTCGCAATTCTCATATGTCAGTCAGATAAGAGTGACTCTCCTGCAGTCTTCTAGACTGACGAGGCTCATAGCAATGAACAAGAGTCTCAAAAGCCTTTTTAGCTCAAAAGCGTGAGTGAAGAGGCATTCAGATGCTTGATGTTGGAAGGCAGTCGACACGTTGTCGACCTGCTCGGAGATTCACAATCAAAGTAGATTAGCCCTATCTAGATTGCCATAGTGTCTTCCCTGGTCGCTCCATATTGGCAGAGTGATATGATACCATGATTTCACAGCTTCATATAGAGTATTGTTGCCTACATCTCGACAGTCTGCAACAGTGAGATGCAGCATGAAGCATAATAAACCGAAAACCCCATCGCGATAAAAATGTTGAGACAAACTGTTGACAATCGATTTCAATAATTATGCAGTTGCGAGTTCAAGGATTGTTATTAGTAATTGGACTTCGAAATGAGGATGAAAAGGCTTCAATGTTTCTAAAACAAAACCCTTCTCAACAAGCCCGGCCGGGCTAGCTCAATCGGTAGAGCGTGAGACTCTTAATCTCAAGGTTGCGGGTTCGACCCCCGCGTTCGGCTTCAATGAGAAGACGATCACGATTGATCAtttttttgcttcttgtttttatttttcccCAATCGCTCAACATACCTAAGAGCCAGTTACAATTCAATTGAATGCGTCTTGTATCTGACAGGATTTTCTGTTTGCTATCTGCAACACTTGCTCAGCCTGCATGCAGAACCCCCACGATGTCTGCGCCTGACGATCAATGCACACCGGCCGGCAAAGACTTATTGGAGCCCATCCGGTTTCGAACAGGGCAACAACAGGCATCGTGGACCAGTCCAGACAAAGAAGACTTTCTATTTGCGTGCGTCCGGTATTGAATTGAGTGCGGTACTTTCAGAGCGCGCCACTGGGCACCGCAAAGTCAGTGACGGATGTCCCTGGCTAATGTGATGGAGCCCGGGTGAGGCGATGCAGGCAGGCTGCAGTAGTCGGCATGGCAGGGAtttatactccgtactcatTCGGAAGACGGACGATAATAGCCAACCGTATCGAGCTGCTTGATCGGGTTGCTAAAGTATTGCGGAACGATATCCTCCGATGTTACTTACGGCTATACTCTATGGGTTTGTTATTCTAAATACTCCgggtgtactccgtagttgtTTATATAGGTGAGGATTCTAGACTCGGAGGGGTTGTATGGCGTTATTGTAGAGGGGTCATGTAGTACCATCAACACACAATAATACCATTATTGGTGTTGATGATGACCTTGGATAGAACCctctcatctcatcttccatATGGATGTTCAGAATAATTCTTCTTCTATAAAAACGTGTATAGCTACATAGTACAATACCAGACATACCGTCACGTACGGTCAGATCTTCatcgccttttttttttttttacccgCTTATCAATTTCCTCATttctcaccaccaccagcactaCTGCCGCTGCTCAGGTCTCCTCGTTCAGCCTTTATTTAGtgctccttctcctctccctccttttctctctttccttattttcttcttcttccctctccaTTATGTCCCAATCCACCGCTCCCgatgccaccaccacccaaGTCTCCGGACAGCCCCCCGCCCATCCCTCCCGCACCACCGAACTCGCCAGTCTTAAGGTAAGACTGCGCTCTGCCCTGCGCCAGTTCCCCGACTTCCCGTCCCCGGGTATCCTCTTCGAAGACATCCTCCCCATATTCGCCGACCCCTCTCTGCACGAAGCTCTCCTGCGATGCTTGGAGCTGCACATCCTCGAGTCCGCCGGTGGCCAGAAGCCCGATGTCATCGTTGGTCTGGAGGCTAGAGGGTTCCTGATGGGCCCTAGTTTGGCTCTGCGGTTGGGTGCTGGCTTTGTTCCTGTGCGGAAGCAGGGCAAGCTGCCGGGTCCTTGTGAGACCCAGGCGTATGAGAAGGAGTATGGGCAGGACTTTTTCCAGATGCAGGCGGATTCGATTAAGCCTGGTCAGAAggttattattgttgatgACATTATCGCTACTGGTAGGTTTCTTTACACTGTTTTTCAAGCAGAAATGCTGACTGAATAGGTGGATCTGCATGGGCGGGTGGTGAACTCGTCAAGAAGATGGGCGGAGAGCTCCTTGGATTCGTTTTCTTGCTCGAGCTTGAATTCCTCAAGGGACGCGAGAAGCTCCCGGCGCCGGTTTACACTCTCCTGACTGGTCAGGAGGAGAAGTTCACTTCGACTTCGTGAACTGCTTTCTAATACGAGAAATATGATCGCATACGACATTCACCCGCAATAGAAAACGAAAATGAGTCCTGATGCTGGATTAATCTCCGGTCACAGAATCGCCGCCGTTTAAGTTTGGGTTCTGACTACGACAAGTCTAATGAGAGTACAAGGCTGCGTCGATGTGCAGTACTGCATGCATTCTGCAATAATTTTATGCATTGATACAACGTGCTTGGCCGCGTTTTAATCCTGTGGTATATTTTATATAGAGTCGATTTTAAGCAATGACATGTCTATGCCTGTTATGAGCCATCTCCTTTGTGTTGATAGAGGAATATGGGTGTCCAGCATAACCATCTAAAAAAACTTCCTCATAACATCATCCGCCCACTTCTTCGGAAACCCCAACTCCTGCGCCTCGCGAATGGCCCGATCCATCCGAAAAACATACTCCTTCTTCGACGGCCCAACCCTCAGACTCTTCTCATCAACATAAACCAACACAACCTGCTCCTCCTTCCCACTCCTCAACCTCTTCTGCTCCTCATCCAACCACTCCGTCACCCGAGCCCCCAAATACCACTTATTATACTCCCCAACTCCCTGCTCCCTCGGCCGCACACTCACAGGAACCTTTCCATCCTTGCCCGCAGGTTCACTCTCCCAGTCAACCCCCTCATATCCATCAAGCAACCCCTCATCATCCCGCGCCATCTCATACAGAACCCCATACACCgtatcctcctccccagaCTTTGGAACATCGCTCCCATCACCGACAGAACCACGTTCGCCCCCATGCACAATCCTCAACTCCTCCGGCGGAAGCACATTCGCATATCCACGGTTACAAATAAACCATCTCCAGCAATCGAGTCTGGCGAGAGCGACTGGTTTCGCGGAGAGGCTGGGGTGGAAGGCGCAGCGGGAGCGCATCTGCGTGGGCGAGAGGTTTGAGCCGTAGGCGAAGTAGAGAGGGGTCGAGGGGTTTGGTTGGGGTGCTTGCTTTGGTTTGAGAGGATGGACGGCGTTGTCGTGAGGTGGGAGGGGGATAGATTTGGGGTCTTGGGTTGTTTCGGTTGTTGTTAGGGTGATTTTTTCGGGAGGATTGGCGTTGTCGGAGGTCATTTTGGTAGTTTTCGTTCGAAAAAGGTATGAAAAGGTATGGAGAATGTATGAAGAAGGAGAGTGATGGAGCTGAAAGAAGGTGTAATGATAACTTTCTTATCGATAAGCCCGTGGACATTGCCTGATCGGGCAGGAACGGTATCCGCCTCGGCTGCGATACATGGTTCGCTCAGGTCCATAGTACAGTAACTTCAATAATGCCATTATTTACCCGTGGTATATGCTCGTATGTAACTGAATCTATCAGATAATATACAAATTACTTATCGGAACCCCCTGCGAATGCACCGTATACCGTCTCTTAATCCCCACTCCCGTCGCCTGCCGTAGCAGTTCATACGTCTCCTGCCCTCCGCCGACCATCACCATACTGATCAGATGCCGTCGTGGAATTCCCCCGGTCGTCATTTGTACTTCGTCGAGAAATGGCCGTACCAGATATGGTTCCGCGCGTAGGGCTGCCAATGAGCGCGAGAGGGGGGGGCCTGATCCACCTGGGCCAGTTGCAGTAGCATCTTGGCCATCAAGGTAATCGTCTTCCGATACAACGATGACAAGTTTCAGCGCAGATCGCGATGGCGGGTAGGCTGCGATATTGCGTAGTTTCTGGGAGAAGCTGCATCCGCCGCGCCTGACCACGAGGATTTGGTGGTTCTGCACGACCTGTCGTATCACACGATCGTTGCACAGTTCGTCGGCAAAGTAGATGGTCGACCAGGAGAGTGGCTGAGAGGAGAGATTATCTGGCAGAGACACAGTCGATGCATCTTGCACGTCTGGCAGCGGTGCGGAGCCAATCCCCGTCGAAATAGCGGCGGGAAGCGTCAATCGCAGCGAGGGAATCTTCTTCTGCGTGGATGATGACCAGGTAAAGTGGCCTTGCATTTCTTCGCGGAGGAGAGAAGACACGGAGCTCATCAGTGACGACCAGGCTGCTTTCACGCCAGACGCGGCTAAGGgctcatcgtcatcgccatcgccatcggCGTGGCCGCCGTTGCCGTTTCCGTTGCCGCTGTTGTTGCCGTCGCCGTCATCGAAAGAAGGTCCCTGCTCCGCTTCACCTTCACCGGCACGTGATTCTCGATGAGCATCTGAATCATTTCGCCGACGGGGAAGCTCTGGAATAACGTCAATGACGAGGTCAACCATGCTGGTGTCGCGGATCCGGGTGAAATTCGGATCAGTGGGATCCAACACGTCAAAGGTGATGTCACGCGAAAGGTataccttctcatccttgcCCAGTGGCACGTTGTTGAGCACTTGTACTCGATATCCATCCTCGTCTGTGTTGTCTGCTCCGGTCGGTAAGGCTACGTCCTGGACCATGCTTAGTCGGAGTCCTCCAATCGTCTTCACTAAGATTCCGTCTCGAACTCGTTCCAGGGAGCCGGGGCCCATGATCATCCCTGGGAGGGCGGGGAATGATATATCCAGCGTTGGACGGATCGTCATCGGCGAGCTGGTCGCATTGAATGGCACTAACTCTGGTGGTAGTGTCCAAGGGTAGAATGTGTAATTTGTAGGGGATGACAAGTCAGATATAGAGACGCTGGGGTGGTCGCTCGCATACTCCAGAAGAGCACCCTCAGCGGCTCCTCGACTGGGCATGAAGTGCAACCGAGCTAGACTCGCCGCATGGAATACATCAGGACGCGCTGCGGTCGATGATGTGCCCAGGTTCGGAGCTGGAGGTGCGGTTTGGCAGGTCAGCTCATTCAACTGATCGATagtctgcttctgcttcttgggTTCCTTGCGTGAAGTACTAATAGTACTCTCGGGAATGATAAGCGGGTGTCCCTCAGTAGAAAAGACAAATGGCTTGTCTAGCTGGTTCAAAGGATGCCCAGGGtcaaaaagcaaaaacaagTACTTGGCCGTCTCTCCTAGGAAGAAGCTTTCCATTCGATCGTTGAGCTCACCCGTCCGAACATCCTGAAGACCAGCCCAGCCGCACTTGGTCCAGCACCGACGCTTGAGGTCTCGGAGGACCATTTCTCCAACGTGCAGGTACCAGGGATCCTTAGTCGCCCGATACAGATAGTACGTGGACTCTGCAAATTCAGGACGTCCTCCGTACCATGCGAGGCCGTTCTCAATATTCCCCGTGGCCACATTCCAACGTTCTGGGAGGCCAGAGAACCGCGTCCAGACTGCTGTCGCCAGCAAGTGAATGCTGATTGCCTCATCTAACTCACCAACCATGCTTAAAAGACCGGGGTAGAAGGCACTCAAGCTATCGATCCAGAAGGCTCGCGTGGCTCCTGTAAAAATGTCTCCCTGGATCAGATGCGGATGCTGATACCCTTCTCCGCGGTACAGGTGCCGTGTGATCGATGCATGCGATTCCTGCCAAACCTGCAGGAAGGCATCGGGAGAATGCTCATACTCGCTCAACGAGGGATAATGGTAATCCAAGGAATGCCATTGACTTTGGTTATCGTGGGACGGACGTTCCCCGGAAGACAAGAGGATGTAGGACTTGAATGCGTATTCAAAAAAGCTGTCAATGCCTGCTCCAATCTAGTGCGCGAGTCAGCTCTTCATCATACGATGTACGGTCTCATCACATACCCCGGTATATGGCTGCGTCCACCGTCCCGACTCTGCATCGATCCCCGATCCAATCAATCCAATATCAGTCCTCTTAGACCAAACAGCCCAAAATGCTCGCTTTCCAAGTTCTTCAAACCGACCATCTCCAGTAAGCCGGCTCAACGTAGTGAGTTCCAACACTAAACTGCCGGCGCCAGCGCTGCAGTTTTCCGTCGTTTCTGCAGAACGAGACGTCTTCCCACAGAATTCTCGCTCAGACTCCTCGCAAGAGATGCCCGCGTTTAGCGGAGACTTCGCATAGAAGGGAACTCCGTGTCGCAGGTTCACTCGAGGATAGGGCAGGCCGGTATCCGTGTAAAAGGCGGGTAGGAGGCGGTTTCCGAGGTCAGCGGCAAGTCGGAGGAACTGGCCGTCGTAGACGAAtccgttcttccatttgatTCCGCGTGTTTTTTTCGAGAAGGATGACTTGTCCCATGCTCTTGCGAACGCTGCTTCGGTCTCTGCTGGGTTGTATCCTCTGATCGGAAGTTCGCCAACCGCAAAAAGATGAGTGCTCAGTAGACCACCTAGAACACAACCACTCTGTCAATGCCCCGGCGCATTATATAAAACGAGTGAAAGACACCGTACCTAACCCTCTGATGACTGTCTCAAAAACCTGCACCTTGCTATCCACATCAAACCCCCTCTGCCTCTCACCCTGACCAGCAGGGCCGTCCGATCCATCCCCGTATAATCGAACAAAATCCTTCACGCCATTCTGGAATTCACTCAAAGACTTCTCTCCATTCTCAGGACTCGACGACAATATCGCAAGGGTGGATAGCGTATCAATCAACGTAAGGCTATAGTTCCCCAGAACATCGTTAAGATCGGCGCGTCCAGGATTATCACGGTCGCGGACGAGAGGGCCACAAGTAAGCGGGCGCAGTTCGTCTTCGGGGTAGGCGTGTCTCATATAATTGTCGAAGCCATGGTAGAACATGTGTTCTGTTTCTTGTCTAAACCTCCCCCCCGGGTTGTTAGCTCCTGCACGCAATACAAACAAACGGGGATGACTTGTGAGGAAGGAATataaaagagagagagagggggGGGAAGTACCTGAGTTCCTTGATCTGGTTATCCTTCATGCCCTGGGCCAGGGGTAGCCATAGCGACAACAGCAAGACC encodes:
- the APT1 gene encoding adenine phosphoribosyltransferase APT1 (COG:F;~EggNog:ENOG410PNKV;~InterPro:IPR029057,IPR000836;~PFAM:PF00156;~go_process: GO:0009116 - nucleoside metabolic process [Evidence IEA]), whose protein sequence is MSQSTAPDATTTQVSGQPPAHPSRTTELASLKVRLRSALRQFPDFPSPGILFEDILPIFADPSLHEALLRCLELHILESAGGQKPDVIVGLEARGFLMGPSLALRLGAGFVPVRKQGKLPGPCETQAYEKEYGQDFFQMQADSIKPGQKVIIVDDIIATGRFLYTVFQAEMLTE
- a CDS encoding gamma-glutamylcyclotransferase family protein (COG:S;~EggNog:ENOG410PYAE;~InterPro:IPR036568,IPR017939,IPR013024;~go_function: GO:0003839 - gamma-glutamylcyclotransferase activity [Evidence IEA]), with product MTSDNANPPEKITLTTTETTQDPKSIPLPPHDNAVHPLKPKQAPQPNPSTPLYFAYGSNLSPTQMRSRCAFHPSLSAKPVALARLDCWRWFICNRGYANVLPPEELRIVHGGERGSVGDGSDVPKSGEEDTVYGVLYEMARDDEGLLDGYEGVDWESEPAGKDGKVPVSVRPREQGVGEYNKWYLGARVTEWLDEEQKRLRSGKEEQVVLVYVDEKSLRVGPSKKEYVFRMDRAIREAQELGFPKKWADDVMRKFF
- the MNL1 gene encoding alpha mannosidase-like protein (CAZy:GH47;~COG:G;~EggNog:ENOG410PHKG;~InterPro:IPR036026,IPR001382;~PFAM:PF01532;~SECRETED:SignalP(1-33);~go_component: GO:0016020 - membrane [Evidence IEA];~go_function: GO:0004571 - mannosyl-oligosaccharide 1,2-alpha-mannosidase activity [Evidence IEA];~go_function: GO:0005509 - calcium ion binding [Evidence IEA]); translated protein: MRTRCWSSQMLDLRSAWMAWVLLLSLWLPLAQGMKDNQIKELRQETEHMFYHGFDNYMRHAYPEDELRPLTCGPLVRDRDNPGRADLNDVLGNYSLTLIDTLSTLAILSSSPENGEKSLSEFQNGVKDFVRLYGDGSDGPAGQGERQRGFDVDSKVQVFETVIRGLGGLLSTHLFAVGELPIRGYNPAETEAAFARAWDKSSFSKKTRGIKWKNGFVYDGQFLRLAADLGNRLLPAFYTDTGLPYPRVNLRHGVPFYAKSPLNAGISCEESEREFCGKTSRSAETTENCSAGAGSLVLELTTLSRLTGDGRFEELGKRAFWAVWSKRTDIGLIGSGIDAESGRWTQPYTGIGAGIDSFFEYAFKSYILLSSGERPSHDNQSQWHSLDYHYPSLSEYEHSPDAFLQVWQESHASITRHLYRGEGYQHPHLIQGDIFTGATRAFWIDSLSAFYPGLLSMVGELDEAISIHLLATAVWTRFSGLPERWNVATGNIENGLAWYGGRPEFAESTYYLYRATKDPWYLHVGEMVLRDLKRRCWTKCGWAGLQDVRTGELNDRMESFFLGETAKYLFLLFDPGHPLNQLDKPFVFSTEGHPLIIPESTISTSRKEPKKQKQTIDQLNELTCQTAPPAPNLGTSSTAARPDVFHAASLARLHFMPSRGAAEGALLEYASDHPSVSISDLSSPTNYTFYPWTLPPELVPFNATSSPMTIRPTLDISFPALPGMIMGPGSLERVRDGILVKTIGGLRLSMVQDVALPTGADNTDEDGYRVQVLNNVPLGKDEKVYLSRDITFDVLDPTDPNFTRIRDTSMVDLVIDVIPELPRRRNDSDAHRESRAGEGEAEQGPSFDDGDGNNSGNGNGNGGHADGDGDDDEPLAASGVKAAWSSLMSSVSSLLREEMQGHFTWSSSTQKKIPSLRLTLPAAISTGIGSAPLPDVQDASTVSLPDNLSSQPLSWSTIYFADELCNDRVIRQVVQNHQILVVRRGGCSFSQKLRNIAAYPPSRSALKLVIVVSEDDYLDGQDATATGPGGSGPPLSRSLAALRAEPYLVRPFLDEVQMTTGGIPRRHLISMVMVGGGQETYELLRQATGVGIKRRYTVHSQGVPISNLYII